In the Leptospira stimsonii genome, GTAAAACTTCACTCCATCGAAGATTTCGATTCCGGTTAGAACGATGAAATGTCCCGATACAGTAAGACTCGTCCCAAGCATGACAGCGCGGCCACTCCGAAGAACCGAATCCAACTCTTCCCATTCTCCGTTGACTCGAAGAGTCACGTCGACTTTGAATTCGTTAAGGATTTCTTTTAAGCCTTCCGCATAACACTCTAAGAATCTTCCGAGTCTAATTTCAGGTTTTGATTTCCAGAGACTTGCAATCCACTGAAGTTTTGGATTTTTTAGAATCTTTTCTCCGATTCCTTTTTCGCCGAATCGCGGTTCCATCCAATCGATGAACCAACGAACAACATCTACGGAAGAAAATTCCGGAATTACTGATGAGGCGAGGACCATCGCGGCGATATAGCCACAAACCGAACCATATTGAATCGGACCGACTGCTTTTATTTTGCTATTTTGTTCGATACCCTTTAAAGCGGATGCGTGAATCAAGTTCTCTCCTCCTTACTTTCTTGGAGAAGAACTGCGAGCGTTGAACAAGTCGTATTTAAGCGATTGATCGAGTCGCCTAACGTTCGAAGCTCAATTTTGATTTCTTTTAAATCGTTTGCTTGATAGCTGAGGTCTCTTTCGAGCTGGTTGGCTTTGTTTCGTGCTTCATAGGCGACTTGGAGCGCTTCGTTTAAACGGGAATGAACGTGTTTTACAAAGTATCCGATACCGGAAATCACAACGCCGGCAACGTAATTGATTTGTTCTTGAGAAATCATTCTGAAATCTTCTCTTCGATTTCTTGCCACCTCGAAGAAACATCGAGGGACAAAAGCTCGTTTGGAGATAAAGAATCTATTTCATCGCGTAAAGTGGTGTTTATGTGTAAAAGAAATCTCCACTTCTTGCTGATTGCTATAGCTAACGAGTCGATTTGAGGATACGAAGTGATTTCGTGATGAGAATTATCTTTTCGAACCCAATAGGAAATTGGAATTCCTCGAATCCAGTCTTGGAGTACAAGACCTATCCGGTTCGCAGAGCGTTCGCTTGTTTGAAATTTACTACCTTCAAATTCAACACCTTCTTCGCATTTCTCAGCGTACTTAGTAAAGAGTTCTCGTTTTCTTTTTTTTCTTAATTCATCCAAAGTTATATCAAAAGGAACTTCCCACTCCTTTTCCGGTTTTTCAACGAGCTTTCCCTCAAGAACTTTCATTCTCGGGACCGGCCACGTTTCAAAAATGAAAAGAAAAGGATCTGCTTGGCACATCTGATGCCAACCGAAAGGAATGTTTGAATCTTGCGATTCTTCAAGGATCTTGTTTTCCTTGAGGTTTACTAAAAACATTAGGGAATATATTCTTTCGCGTTTATGTAAGTCGTTACTCGAAGAGAACGGTCTTGAGTTTTACGACCGCTTCGAAGTGGACCATAACCTGAATAATTTCCAGGAGCCGAAGTCGAGTCAGACGTTGAAGTTTGATATGCCATGTAATCGAACGGAGTGTCGAAACCTCCCCATAATTGAGCGTTTGAAATTCCTGCGAAACGATCAGTATAGGAATGGTTGTGGACTTGCAGAGTATCTAACATTCGTCCATTGCTTAAGAACCCTGGCGAAACGGTGTCCCGGTTTCGAAGAACAGAATCAAACACTGGCCGCCAACGAAATGAAGAATTACTAAGAGCGCCTGATACAAGTCTCCGATATGGATAAACTTCTATATATGCGCCGGTGATTGTCCCGATCGGATTTGTCCCGCCGGAATAGGATACTCCGATTTTTAAAGAAGAAGGGTTCAGAGTATTTGCGATGCTTCCGTTTGTGAATTTAAGAAGCATGTGAGTTCCCGCAGGGATTTTTCCAGCGCCATTCCCGATGTCTGATACGGCGCGAACGACAAACGCGTAATTGTCGATGTGAGTTGCATTCACCGCAACCGGAGAAATTCCGTCGCTTGATTTAAACATGGCGTAGTAATTTACATCATCGAGGATCATCGAAATCAAACTCGAAGTTGCCGGATTGGAGCCGCTTAACGTAAGCTCGACGGAATTGTTTGAATCGTATTTTGTGGCCGCAGTAACTTGAAATGTATCAATATAAGTTCCACCGCCAAAAGGATCACCTGTTCCCCATTTAATACCACGCAAGAATGGACCAAGTTGAGGCCAATTCGCATCCAATCCGTTTGAAACATCCAACGCGATGTCAAAGAAAGGCTTTTGGGGGGACGGATTTATTCGGTTAAGGGTGGAAAATAAAGTAAATTCATCGATTTGTCCTTTGAGTCCCGATGAAATAAACTGTTTCGAAGTTGTTTCAGTGATTGCGTCGGGTGAAATTCCAGAAGAAGGAGCGGCTCCAACATCGTAGTAACTTAAAGAAACGATTCCAGTATGGCCGTTTACCGAAGTAACATTACTCAGAAGAACCGAAGGAAGTTGAGAAAGAGGAATTTTTCCGGAAACGAGATCCGCTTTAGAAGTAAGTTGGTTTAGAAGAGTAGTTGCAAAATGCGGATCGTTGTTTAGAGCGTTTGAAATTTCTTGAAGTGTATCAAGCACGCCCGGTGCACCATTCACAAGATCGGCTTTTGCCTGGGTTATAGCCGCATCAACTAAAGCGATCACCCAATCTCTACGGGTTGCGTGTGAATCTAGGGAAGGTGCAAGAAGTAAAGAAAGAGAACGAACGCCGGTGACGTTATCTAGAGAATCGATTTCGATACCGGATTCCAAAACTTGAGTCGCAGAATCTCCGGATTTTAATAGTTTTGAACCTGTGAACGGATTTAGAATCCCAAGTTTATTTTGATCGAGCCATTCTAAACATTTCTCTAAAACAAGATTTCCAATGCCACCGAGCTTTCCTAACCAGTAATTGGAGAATACTCCAATCATCCAAGAGCCGCGACCCATCGTCGTTCCGGCGAGACGCGTTTCTAAATCGTTAATGACTACAGGATCGACTGATTCGTTATTTCTCGAAATCGTTCCTGTGAGAGTGAAAATTCCCCAATATGGATATTCAAATTCCCCCTGACGATTTACAAGTAAGTCCCATTCATACACTTTTGGTAAAAGTCCGCGTGTCATTGCAGGAGGAATTTTGATTACGATTTCTTCATGTTCCCAATCCGCACCTTCATCCGTTGGAAAGGGTTCAATCGAAAGTAAGATTTTTGACGAAGAGGAAGATTCTTTGATTTGGAAAAGAATATGTGCAACGGGGGAAAAAATATTCTTTAAACCCCGTAGACGGATTACAGTGGATTCGTTTTGTCTGACTTCTAAAGGAAGATTAACTCTCAAAAAACGTTACTCGACTTTGAGTATGCCGCCATACTCAAAAATCGCGTTTTTCCCTTCGGGCCACTTTGGATCCTCTCTTTCGACCAAAATGTCGAATTGCAGAATTTCTTTTTTTAATTTCGAAGTTTCGGTTTCATTCATCGAAAGAAAATACCCATTCTCTTGAACCTGGGTTTCGAACTCACCCCGCTTCAAAAAAGAACCGTCATTTTTAAGCATACCGAATGAAGCGAAAACAGTCGCGCCTTCGAGCAAGTTCGAGGGAAAGAAATTTTTAAAATTTCTTCCTCTTTGAATCGTGAGCATTATATTTTTCAAGGGAAGTAATCCGTAATCCACTGGATGAGAATCCAGCGCATCAGCGCGTTTCCGGGAGAAGTCCAACGAAAATTGAACTGACCACTGCCCTGGTCATCGATGACTTGAAAATCGGAATTTCCATCTCCATAAGCGCCAATCCCACCGATACAAGTTCGAACGTTATACCAAAGTAAGATTCCTTTTTGTCCGGCGTAAGATTCCATTCCCAAGGTGCCGGAAGCGTTGTCGATTGCGTAATCTCGTTCTCGGAGAGAGAACTTTGTCCATTTAACAAGGTTAAGAAGTGGATTCAGTTTTGAATTGATCGTTGAATCCGCGCCCGTTCGAGTATTCACTTCATTTGATAAAAGATTCGAAAGCGCCGAAAGTTGAGAAAAATTGATTCCGTCTAACGGATTTGTGCCGGGTGCTAAATTGATCGCTTTGTGAGAGTTGAAGTTTAAATTCCCTTCCATCGGAAGAGAGCCATCCCTTGAAAGTTTAGAATTTAAGGCGACGTATTGGATATAGAGATCGTTTTCAACGGTCTTACCTCCACCTACTCCGTTATACGCGTTTATATACCGAGTTCCAAGATTCACGGTATTTGGAACGACTACTTTCATCGTAGAAGGGGTGATATTCACTTGAGGTCCGATTGGTTCAGATGTAACCCTTGATTGAAGATTTGCAGGAATCTTATCTTCTAAAACGCTACCTTTATAAATTCGGATTGAGCCGTCATCCACGGGTCTTTCGTTTAATCGAAAACCTCTTCTTCCATCGAGTTCGGGAAATTCTACAACTTCGTGTACTTCCCCGAGGATTTCTTGAAAAACGAATTTACCCGTAATCTCATCATATCTCCAGTTTATATCTTGTCTTCCGGAAAGAATCGGAGGAAGAGCCATTACCTATTCCTTGCAATGTAGCGTAACGTTTCAATTTGCGAGAGATACCCCGTCAAATATTGTTCTAGGGTTTGTTTGCCGCCAAAGGTGAGTTTGCAGTTCTTTTTAGTGGGTGCGTTATTGTATTCCACTTCCACGAGTGGAACGGTATGAGTGATGGAAGTATTTGACCGGACCCGAAGTTGGTCGAAATACATGACACAATCGGGAACGTTTTTGAAAATAAAACCGATCTCGACGATTCTTTTGATTTTTAGGGAAGCAATGTTCCAAGGACAAGGAATCCAAGTTGCTTCTAACTCGATCGGAAAAGATTTTTCATGTGTTTTTCCGTTCTCGTCTACTATGTAAAAAAGAACCATACCGTCGGGGTTTTGGATAAAGTCGTCTTTGACACTTGCGTAGAGGTAGAAATGAATATCGGTAAGGCCGTTTTTGCGTTCGTTAAAAACTTTTTTGTAAACTACATGATCGGCACCGGAAAAGATGAGCTTGTGACACTTTGATCCAGAAATCAGAGTATCGTTAGTAAGTTCGGTGTGAAGTTTACTGGAGTCCGAGGAAGTCCAGGAAGAAAGGGAATCCAGATCATCGATCGTTTCATAATAACTTTTTTGTGGGAAGGCGATACTGTAATCGCCGAATTCATAATAGCGATACGGAGCGTTTTTGATTGTGATTAAAACTCGCGGCTCTTTGTGGATTTCGAGTAAGTTTTTACAAATTAGAATCGCTATTTCTTTTGTGAAAGACGCAGGGACTTCAACGCTTTGAGTTTTTCTTCCCCATTTTTTTTCGGAAGATTCATTCAGTTCCGAATAGAGTTTTGTAGTGCCGGACCCTTCCTCACTTTTTGCAAATATCTCAATGTAGTTCCAAACCCAATCACGATCGATCTTTACATCGATGTCGTTGAAATCCCAACCAACCGCGAGCTTATCAATTGGTTCTTCTTTTTTCTTTTCAAGAAAGTAAAATCCATCCGAGTTGACTCCGCAATACCAAAGCCCTCCTAGCATATCGACTAAAAGTTCGATAAACTTATAAAGGGACATTCCTTCGAGATAGAGTTCACCGAGTGTCGTTATACCGTACGTGGTTTGGATGAGATTCGAAGCATAAAGGATCGGAACTCTCTGACCGTAGGATTTAAAGACTTGGTTCGCGAGTTCTGAAACAAGTGTAAGAGGATCACCCCACTCTTTGGGGAGAATTTCAATAGTTCCGAGGATTCTATTCTGAGAAACAACGGACGGGTTGTGAATACGAACCGTTAAAGAATCGATAACTTCGACAACTCTGAATTTTCCTTCGTTGTCAGAATCGTCCGTATCCCTTATATACAATACTTGATCGGGTTCTATGTTAGCAGTTTGCAGGTTTTGAGGGTAGGAAACGTTCGCGCCGAGGTAGAGAATTGCGTCTGTTTGATTCTCACCTCCAATTTCGATTTTATGAATGTTCCACTTATTGAAATTGGAAATCGTCTCTCCTTCGAGACGTTTAATCATCCCATAGGATTTGTAAGAAAATCCTTTTTTAGAAGTCGAGGTTTGATCGGGAGTATCATAGAGATACGCCTTCATCACGGACTTGGAATCTATTTTAAGTTTGTAAGAAGCAAAGTCTGGAAGCGGAACTTCGGGCATTTCTGCAAATACCAGTTCGCCGGACAAAGGTCCGAACTGGTTCACGGTGTTTCTCATCGAAGAAAGTTTCGGATATTGAATCCCAAGAGGGAACTGAGAGAGAACAGAACCCGCAACTGACGAAAGTTGAACGTTTGAGTCTTCTCCTGTACCGCCGGAGTATTCCTGGAAGATCGTTGCGTCGGTCGGTTGACCTTTACAAGACGTTCCATACGTGGATCCGAATCCTTCCGGAAAACCGGATCTTTCACCGTGGCCGTAAACAGCCGATTCGTCTACAATGTATCCCAAAGTTTATGATTCATAGCGCGTCCTGTGTCTGATTCTTAGGCGTATGGGTGCATTCACCGCCGAAGAATAAACGACTCTGTTTTTACCCGGACGAAAGACTAAAAAACTTCCTCCGGTCCATATTAGATTATTGTGAGAATACGTGATCGGCTTCGAGTCGTTGATTCTTCCTCCGATTCGAACCTCTCCCCTGACGGAGCTGATCGTCATGTATTTGTTTAGTTCGGTTGCATTCGAAAAAGATAAACTTTGGATCCGCTGAGTTGCAAATCCTTGACCTTCCTCGTCTTCAAGGTCTAAGGAAAAATCTGGATTGGAATTACTTTCTGCGATTAAGTCGAATTCGGGATAGCCGTCGAGAGCGTATTCCGAAGCGAGATAGATGTCGAAGTATCCTCCGGAGGAAAGATATAAAAAGTCTGTGTCTGATTCTTCGTTATCTTCAAAAAGAACGTCCATGAGAATCAGTTCAATATTTGCTTCGCTTACGATTCGTTTTTCGGAACCCTTGTCGAATTTTTCAGGAATACTCGAAATTTCTACACTGGCACGACGTGAGTTTTCCACATCGATTAGGTAAATCGGCTTTTTACCCGTTAAAAAAAAGTTCGCAAGTTTACTTCTAAACAAATTGTATTCAAGATCGGAACTGAACGTTTTCGAGTAAGGAAGAGAAAGTTTCCGCGTGGAGATCACGTTGTCCGATTGATTCTTAGATCCCCACTGACTGTTTCTTGCAACAAGCGCCTCCGGAATATCGAATTTCGTCGGGGAAATTCTCCAAAGCTGATCGAGCGTTTCTGTAAGTGTTCGTCCTTTAGAATCTTGTAATATAAATTTCAAACTAACCCAAAACGCCGGTTTGCGTAAGACGTTTCAGGAGTTCGTCAAGAAGGTAGTCGAGCATCGCTTCCTTGTCGATTTGAGAGTAGTTTTGAGAGTGGTCCATCCACTCGATGTGAATATTCGGATTTAGAATATTCGATTTTGGAATGAGGCTATCCGAAATATCTTTTCGAATGTCATTCCATCCAGTCTCGGGAACAACAACCTCACGCGGAGTTAAAAGAGCGGGAACCGAATCTTTTCCGGGTATTCCACCTTCGACAAGTCCACCAATAGAAAATCCCATCCAAGGTGGATAGTTTTGAGATTGTGCGGCGGACAACGCAAGTCCCGAAGCAGTCATTCCCGCTCCTGCTACAATTCCACCAAGAACCGCACCCGTAGCAACGCCAAGAGCGGGCATCGTAAGCATGGATGCGCCAAGAGTTGGTCCGGCCAATGCGGCACCGGCGGCCGTGTATCCTGCAACGGAAGAAGCGAAAGTGATCGCACCTTGAACAGCCGATTGAGCAATTCCAAAAGCGGCTTGCGCCACTTGTGCTTGTTTGTTTGCTTCGAAAGCGGTCTTACCCGCTTGCCATTCGATGTAGCTTGTGAGTTTTTTTGCGTTCTGTTTGTCTTGTTCTGCCTTTGCAGTGGCGGCAACTTTGTCCGCTTCAATTTTCTTTTGCTGTTCGGCTAAAGCCTTTGCCTTTTCTTCATCCTCCTTCTTTTTCTTAGTATCCTCAGCATCATGGTCTTTGTTTGCTTTCTCAATTTGCTCCTGAGTTTTTTTATCGTAGCGGTCTTTTAAGTCTTGTTTGTCTTTTTGTAATCGATCAAAGAGTTCCGCTTTTCTTTGATTGAATAACTCTTCGTCTAAATTCTCTTGTTCAAGAGCCGCGATTTGTGAGTTGTATTTTTCTTCGAGCTTGAGTGCGTCTTCGTTGTAGAGAGCTTCGTTCTCTTCTCTGATCCTTTGCGCTTCTGCGTCTCTTCTTTCCTGCTTTCTTTCTTCATACGCCTGCTCGGCTTCTTCCATCGCATCGAGCTTTTCTTGAAGTTTTGCGAGTTCTGCGTCTTGAGCGGAAAGATACGCTTGAAGATTCGCATCGACGATTCTTTCGAATGCTTGTCCATAGAACTGAACCTGTTGGATCTGATTTTGACTTTGAACCTGAACAAGTTGAGCCTGAGCTTGTAGGACTTGAGTTACTGGAGCGGAAAGAAAAGCGACAGCACCGGCGGCCGCTTTTCCCCAAGCAGTGACGGATTGTAAAAACCCTTGAGACTTATTCGTCGCTACATTGATCTGCTGAGAAATTTCATAAATTTGGGATTCTGTTTGAGTGAGTGGTCCGGTATTTTGTTCCCACTCAGATTTGAACTTTTGAAGTTTAGCGGAAATTTGATCGAAAGTTTTAGCATCATCTAACTGCGCGTGAAGTTTAATACCTTCTTTGGGAGAAAGTGCGCCGGAGCGAACCTTTCGATCGATTTCATCCCTTGCGCCTGCAAGAAGTGAATCGAGTTCCCGTAAATTCTCAGGTTTTAGTTTTAAAACGACGTCGGGAGAAATGTTGTATTTTTTTGAAATTTCCCTGACAACTCGTTCAAGTTGTTCTTTGTTTTGAATCTGGTTTATTGAAATCGATTTTCCATCCAGAGTCAGAGGAATTCTTGCACCTTCTTTTTGCGAAAAATCGTTGAGTTGTTTTTTTAAATATTCAAAAGACTGAGATTCAAGCGTTCCAACGATTTTTACGGTTGTCGGATTTGCTTTCCAAAACTCTTCGATGATTCTTTTTTGTTCTGACAAATCCTCTTTAAGCTTACCCTTTCCTCCTCCGCCTGACGGAGAGGCAGGAGCTTTCGGACCTGAGTTTTCTTTATTTATTTCTGAAAATGCTTTTCTCCAACGGTTTACTTCTTCGCTGGATACAAACTGCTTACCGGAAAGCCAATTCCGTTTGAAAATTTTCTCGGTCTCTTCTGCTGTAAAACCGAGGTTCTTTAAATTCTTTTGTAGTTTCTCAATCTTTTGCTCACCCACCGCATAACCTAAGTTTGCGGCTCCGGCGAGTTCATTGATCGCGTTGTCAGCCGATTCGAAATCTTCTTTGAACCTTTCTTTAAGCGTTCTTGCTTTCTCTTCGGTGTCTTTTTGTTCCCCTTCCCTTCTGTATCTCTCTACGATGTCGATCGTAAATACAAGTGCAGTTGCTCCTAACGCAAATGGTCCAAGTATTTTTGTCCAATTCGCGGCTCCGGCTATTCCTGCAAGTTCTAAACCTTTTGTGATTGTAACAAGGGATGCGTAAAAGGTAAGTCCGGCGGTTCCGGCTACTGTGAGAGATTTTCCAAAATGAGAAATCGAAGGACCAACGTTTAGAATTTCAATTTGAGTTTTTTTGATTTGAGCATCGATTTTTTTCCACTCATCCGATCCTTCCGGAACGCGGGCTAAGGATTCTCTAAGAAGTATAATTTCGTTATCTAACTTTTTTACCTTGTCTCCATTGGAAAAAAGACCGGGTAAAAAAGAGAATCCGTCGCTTCCTAAATTTAGAATTGGAAGAAGTGATTCTTGATAGAGTTTTCCGAGTGCAACTTTTGTTTCATTCGAAGACTTGTCGAGTCTACCTAATGCACCCGCGTAGCCTTGCGCCTGTTCTGCCGCTCTTCCTTGAAAGGCTTCCGTTTCGCGTAACGTTTCATTTAAAAGGACTTGTCTTGCTTGTGCGCTTTTGGTAGCGTCATTCAGATCGTCCATTTTCATGCCGTGAATTTCGAGCATCTTGGAGATATTCGTCTGAATTCCGGTTGCATCCGAAAGAATCGAATTCCCCGCTTTGTAACCTTGCGAGACTACTTCGATCGATTCCGCCAAAGAATAATTGGATTGTCTTAGAACAGACCCTATGTCCGCATTCGCTCGGATGAGCTTTGAGGCTTCCGTAACGCTGTAACCCATCGATGTAAAATTTCGCATCGCTCCGGTTACGGCTTCTTTGTTCAAATTGAGTTCATTTGAAATTGCACTAACAGCCGATACGGCTTCGGGAATTGCTTCTTTTCCGAATTTGTATCCAATAACCGCAGAAAGCCCGCTCATTGTATTCTGAGCTTTCTGGGCTTCGTCCATGAAGGACTTTACCTCGCTTGTGATAACTCGGGTTGTGAATCCACTCGCAAGAGAAGCGAGGGCAGTTTTTAAAGAAAGGGTTTGTTTGTTAAAGTCTTCACCGGACTTTCTTGCTTCGTCGAGTTTCGCTCGAACGGACTCAACTCCGGATTTAAGACGGTTAAACGAGTCTCCTCCGATTTGAGACTTGCTCATTCCATCTTGGAATTTTTTGAGCCTTGATTCAAGACCGGCGATTGTGTTTAAGGATTGCCGATATGCCTTCGGATCGATTGCGATCGCGTTATTCGCCGTTTGACCAAGATCTTTTATCTGAGCGACAAAATTTCGTGCATCCGAGACAGCATCGTTAAAAGCCTTTTGAAGCGGCTTTCTGTCTCCGACGAGAGCAACGTTTACCGTAGCTTGGTTTTTATTCAGTTACTACTCTTCGCGTATCACGATTCCGTTTTTCCTTAATGTATGTTCTTCTTTTAGTTTTTTCCAAAAATCAGCAGATTCGGACTTTGCTTTCCAAAACGCTTCTTCGTATTCTTCTTCCGATAGTTTCTGAGAAGGACGAACGAGCTTCAGAGAAGTCATTTCCTTATCGATTATTCCGATTCTCTTCGTAATTTCTTCCGCAAATTCCGGTTTCAAATAAACAGCTACGACGAGCCTGTTCCTATATTCCTCTAACTCCAAATACTTGAGTGCGAGAAGTCGGCTTGTCAGACCGTGGTAGTTAAGTTTTTGAACCGTTTCTTCCCGAACTCCGGAACGAACGAGCTTCATTTTCGCAAGCACAAGCTCCGAGTCGGGATCTACTTTTTTACTGCGGACTCTCCGGGATTTCGTTTTGTAGCGAGTTCTATTTCGTTTAGGAATTTGAATACGTGCGAAAAGTCTGGATAGAAAAAGGGAATCCGGTTTAAGACGGCGATATGTTTTTCAGATTCGAAAACGGTAACTTGGAATTTCTCTCGAAGTAGTGTTAAAATCCTATCGCCAAACTTCCGAGCTTCCTTTTGTTTTTTAACGAAGAGCGTACAATCATTTTCGGAAACGTACTGTGTTAAATCTTTACAGAAGTCCATGAAAGAAACTGCATCCTCTAAAACGAGTAGCTTGTAACTTTCGTAAAGCTCGGAAATTACATGATTCGTTTCGTTAAACGCAGTCGTATGTTGCTCAATCGCAAGTTCCAATTTGTCTTGAATCTTAGAAAGTCTTTCATGTAGCCCGATTGTCGATACATGGATCGGGAGCGTAAATTCACCACCGCCCGGAAGGACGATGGATATTTCGTTGTAAGGTTGGATGTTATACGACACTTAAATCCCCCAGATAGTAGGCAACGGGGAGGCCGCGGAACGTTGTGTTTGGATCCACGAGGGATTCAAATTTTAGTTCCACCGAAAGCGGTGTCTTCCCATCGAATTCCCATTTCGGTTCGGGGTAGAGCATCGTATTCGGTAAAATCAAAAGATCCATCGGATCAAGCGAGCGAGTTCGTGGAGCGATGAGTCCGGTTAAGTGAAGTTCCTGACCGTTCCCGGCCTCGATACTGTCCCACATTTTAACGGTCCGGGCCGCACCTTTGATGTTTCCGGTAAGAGAATCGTAGTTTATTAGATACCCTTTGATTACTTTTTGAATCACTTCTTGCACGGGTTCAATGATCTCAATCGTCGTCGTGACCATATAACTGTTCAGAGTCTTCTTGAACGATTGCGCTCCCATCTGCATGGCGACATGTTCCGCGTATCCGAGTGACTCTTGCATAGTAGCTTTCAAGCTCATCCCTAGATCCCACATGTCCGCAATCTTGAAAGTTGCACCGACTGCCGGAACCGCTCCGATCGGAGCCATCAGTTCCAGGGAGTTTGCTCCCGTTATGGTTTTGATTTTTTTAAGTCCCGGTAAATTCCCGATCTTTAGATACTGACCAACTGAAAGTCTTGTGAAATCCGTTCCGGTTCCGGTAACTAAAGCGTCGTTAGCCGATATGGATATGGTTCCCGGTTGAATTGGAGTTTTAGAAAGAGGTCTTCCAAAGTCTGTCGAGATTGGACTGATTGACCCGGTAGGACGACCTATTACCGCCGATCCTTCCGGCGTTATTAAATCTTCAAGTGCCATTTGTTAGCTCACTCAGGAGAGCTTTGTTTCACGTTTTGTTTTGGTTTTTCCAGAGTATTGTTTTTTGGTTCGTAGAGCTTAAAGAGCGGATCTTTTAGAAACTCCTCCACTTGAGATTTTGGGACGCGGACAGTTACATCTCCGTTCCTGGTCGATCTAAGAAGTGTTACCTGTTCTTCATTCATTCTTCCTCCTTTTATGAAATAAAAAAGCTCGCGTTGTATCGATACTCGCCATTCAGAACTTGGCCGATGAGTCGAATTTCTTTTCCTTGAATCACTCTCAAGGTGATCGGGGGAAGATCGACTTGAGTTTTTCCTTGCGGGAGATTTTGCGGAGTCGGTAAACTTACGTTATACCTTTCGTTTAATTTTTCATACAGATCAAATGCCAGGTCTTTCGATCTTGGAAGAGTCTTTGCTATGCACAAAAAATCGATCTGCGTCTTCGAAAACGGATCGGGGTTAGTTGTAATATTATGAATGACTAAAATCTTCTCTACGGCCTCTTTAGGGGTCTCTACGAAGGGCTGAAGAATGTTTGTATAGGAAGAAAATGAAGGCTCAAGTTTCATCCAATCAACTAAGTATTCAATCAAATATCTGTGAGTCGTTACGTCGCTCATCCGAAAGTCTTTTCAAAGAGA is a window encoding:
- a CDS encoding phage tail protein gives rise to the protein MKFILQDSKGRTLTETLDQLWRISPTKFDIPEALVARNSQWGSKNQSDNVISTRKLSLPYSKTFSSDLEYNLFRSKLANFFLTGKKPIYLIDVENSRRASVEISSIPEKFDKGSEKRIVSEANIELILMDVLFEDNEESDTDFLYLSSGGYFDIYLASEYALDGYPEFDLIAESNSNPDFSLDLEDEEGQGFATQRIQSLSFSNATELNKYMTISSVRGEVRIGGRINDSKPITYSHNNLIWTGGSFLVFRPGKNRVVYSSAVNAPIRLRIRHRTRYES
- a CDS encoding primosomal protein → MSKSQIGGDSFNRLKSGVESVRAKLDEARKSGEDFNKQTLSLKTALASLASGFTTRVITSEVKSFMDEAQKAQNTMSGLSAVIGYKFGKEAIPEAVSAVSAISNELNLNKEAVTGAMRNFTSMGYSVTEASKLIRANADIGSVLRQSNYSLAESIEVVSQGYKAGNSILSDATGIQTNISKMLEIHGMKMDDLNDATKSAQARQVLLNETLRETEAFQGRAAEQAQGYAGALGRLDKSSNETKVALGKLYQESLLPILNLGSDGFSFLPGLFSNGDKVKKLDNEIILLRESLARVPEGSDEWKKIDAQIKKTQIEILNVGPSISHFGKSLTVAGTAGLTFYASLVTITKGLELAGIAGAANWTKILGPFALGATALVFTIDIVERYRREGEQKDTEEKARTLKERFKEDFESADNAINELAGAANLGYAVGEQKIEKLQKNLKNLGFTAEETEKIFKRNWLSGKQFVSSEEVNRWRKAFSEINKENSGPKAPASPSGGGGKGKLKEDLSEQKRIIEEFWKANPTTVKIVGTLESQSFEYLKKQLNDFSQKEGARIPLTLDGKSISINQIQNKEQLERVVREISKKYNISPDVVLKLKPENLRELDSLLAGARDEIDRKVRSGALSPKEGIKLHAQLDDAKTFDQISAKLQKFKSEWEQNTGPLTQTESQIYEISQQINVATNKSQGFLQSVTAWGKAAAGAVAFLSAPVTQVLQAQAQLVQVQSQNQIQQVQFYGQAFERIVDANLQAYLSAQDAELAKLQEKLDAMEEAEQAYEERKQERRDAEAQRIREENEALYNEDALKLEEKYNSQIAALEQENLDEELFNQRKAELFDRLQKDKQDLKDRYDKKTQEQIEKANKDHDAEDTKKKKEDEEKAKALAEQQKKIEADKVAATAKAEQDKQNAKKLTSYIEWQAGKTAFEANKQAQVAQAAFGIAQSAVQGAITFASSVAGYTAAGAALAGPTLGASMLTMPALGVATGAVLGGIVAGAGMTASGLALSAAQSQNYPPWMGFSIGGLVEGGIPGKDSVPALLTPREVVVPETGWNDIRKDISDSLIPKSNILNPNIHIEWMDHSQNYSQIDKEAMLDYLLDELLKRLTQTGVLG